Below is a genomic region from Paenibacillus segetis.
AGAACGTCAACTTGGTAGACCATGCCGTTTGGTAACGATGATGCTTAAAGATTGGAATGACGCTATACAAGGTGCGGCAGAACCTCCCAAGGAAAATTTCAAATTGGAACACACCCCTGAGGGTGGGGGCGAAAGCAAAGAACCTTGGATAGATGAGGCGCTCCAGATGTTTGGTGATGATCTAGTTGTCATCAAGGAATAGCAACTATTTTTAATAAGTTACATTTATACTATAATAATGAAATCGAAAAGGAGTTGTGAACAATATGAACAATATGAATCAAATGATGAAGCAAGTAAAGAAAATGCAAGAGCAAATGTTGAAGGCCCAAGAGGAGCTCGGAGACAAAGTAATCGAAGGTAGTTCCGGTGGCGGCGTAGTTACTGTACAAGTAAACGGTCACAAAAAGGTAATTTCCCTAAACATCAAACCTGAAGCCGTTGATCCAGAAGATGTTGAAATGCTACAGGATTTGGTTCTTACAGCCGTTAATGACGCGCTATCCAAAGCTGAAGAACTAGCTAACCAAGATATGGGTAAATTTACAGGCGGAATGAAGATTCCAGGTCTGTTCTAATTCACAACCGAAGGAGACCGCCCATTGTATTATCCAGAACCGATCGCGAAGCTGATCGACGCATTTACCCATTTGCCAGGAATCGGACCGAAGACGGCCGCGAGGTTGGCTTTTCACGTACTGCGCATGAAAGATGATGACGTTATCGATTTCGCTAAAGCCTTGGTCAGTGTGAAGCGTAATCTTCATTACTGTTCCGTTTGCTGCAATATTACCGATTGTGATCCTTGCCGGATTTGTCAGGACAAAACGCGGGATGCATCTGTGATTTGCGTGGTTCAAGACTCCAAGGATCTGGTTGCCATGGAACGGACAAAGGAATTTAACGGTTATTATCACGTGCTGCAGGGGGCGATCTCTCCTATGGAGGGGCTCGGCCCGGACGATATCCGATTGAAAGAATTACTCAATCGTTTGAGCGATGAACGGGTGAAGGAATTGATCATGGCCACCAATCCCAATATTGAGGGAGAGGCAACTGCGATGTATATTTCTCGCCTAGTCAGACCGTTTAATATAAGTGTTACACGGATTGCTCATGGACTGCCTGTCGGTGGTGACTTGGAGTATGCGGATGAAGTAACCCTGTCCAAGGCATTAGAAGGCCGACGCGAATTACATTAAGTTATTAGAATAATGAGGACCTTGACCCGAATGAACGGGCTCAGGTCCTTTATTTTATTTGTGGATACAACAGTATAGATACTTTCTCTAAAAGGCCAGCTAGCTTATTTACCTGTTAGAGCCTCCCCTTTTTGGTTCTAAGTTTGTCCTTTCATCGATACAAATGAAATAACTGGATGGAAGGGAGAGACAGAGAATGGGCAGATGGAGGGATTGGTTTACTAATAAACCAGACAGTTTGCAGGCTGAAAGTGATTTTGAATATAAGAGATATCTATATGAAGAAGTCAACAAAGCAAGAGAAGAGTGGGAACGGGCCTATCAGGCATTTCAAAGAGCGGCGGAGAGTGATGAGGTCGATGTAGCTATTTATACGCTAGAAGCAGCCGAAAGAAGATATCAAATCCAGCTTAAGGCAGCTAAAGCGGCGAATTTGAATTGGGACATCTTCAAACAAGGTTAGTTTTGTGAAGAGGGGGGGGATAGATGATGAAAATAGTACTGATTGGCGTGTTGGCTGTCTCGTTGTTGCTACTTCTGTATATTCTAATATCCAAGAAACTTGGTTTCGCCTGGCTCACTCGTCTAGGGCTGCATGTTGTGCTGGCTGCACTAGGGATATATGTTGTTA
It encodes:
- a CDS encoding DUF2508 family protein, which encodes MGRWRDWFTNKPDSLQAESDFEYKRYLYEEVNKAREEWERAYQAFQRAAESDEVDVAIYTLEAAERRYQIQLKAAKAANLNWDIFKQG
- a CDS encoding pro-sigmaK processing inhibitor BofA family protein, which codes for MKIVLIGVLAVSLLLLLYILISKKLGFAWLTRLGLHVVLAALGIYVVNFSGLLTEAYIPLNPVTMSTVLVLGLPGVALLIGLKLTMI
- a CDS encoding YbaB/EbfC family nucleoid-associated protein, with protein sequence MNNMNQMMKQVKKMQEQMLKAQEELGDKVIEGSSGGGVVTVQVNGHKKVISLNIKPEAVDPEDVEMLQDLVLTAVNDALSKAEELANQDMGKFTGGMKIPGLF
- the recR gene encoding recombination mediator RecR, whose product is MYYPEPIAKLIDAFTHLPGIGPKTAARLAFHVLRMKDDDVIDFAKALVSVKRNLHYCSVCCNITDCDPCRICQDKTRDASVICVVQDSKDLVAMERTKEFNGYYHVLQGAISPMEGLGPDDIRLKELLNRLSDERVKELIMATNPNIEGEATAMYISRLVRPFNISVTRIAHGLPVGGDLEYADEVTLSKALEGRRELH